Proteins encoded in a region of the Mycobacterium branderi genome:
- a CDS encoding DUF1876 domain-containing protein, which translates to MKEKESTSQTKHWAVEISIDEHRKRTRARARLHWRGRQLTGLGIARVNPSDRNIPEIGDELAVARALSNLADELFAAAAYDIHTATHEPVVLVH; encoded by the coding sequence ATGAAAGAGAAGGAATCGACATCCCAGACCAAGCATTGGGCAGTCGAGATCTCGATTGACGAACACCGCAAGCGCACTCGCGCGAGGGCGCGGCTGCACTGGCGGGGCAGGCAGCTGACTGGTCTTGGTATCGCCCGGGTCAACCCCAGCGACCGCAACATTCCGGAGATCGGCGACGAGCTGGCCGTCGCCCGTGCGCTATCCAATTTGGCCGACGAGTTGTTCGCCGCCGCGGCGTATGACATCCATACCGCCACCCACGAACCGGTTGTGCTGGTGCACTGA
- a CDS encoding CBS domain-containing protein — protein MTAARDIMTTDVTCIGEHDTLAVAAQHMRDLDVGALPICGDDDRLHGMITDRDLVTKCVAAGLDPTTTTAGELAQGSVYYIDADASIEEMLDIMEEHQIRRLPVIESHRLVGIVAQADIARLLPEYAIVRFVKAMSSPKALTSH, from the coding sequence ATGACCGCCGCACGCGACATCATGACTACCGATGTCACTTGCATCGGTGAACACGACACGTTAGCCGTTGCAGCACAACACATGCGAGACCTCGATGTGGGTGCCTTGCCGATTTGCGGCGACGACGACCGGTTACACGGCATGATCACAGACCGCGACCTGGTCACGAAATGCGTGGCTGCGGGCCTGGATCCGACGACCACGACGGCGGGCGAGCTGGCACAAGGCAGTGTTTACTACATCGACGCGGATGCGAGCATCGAGGAAATGCTCGACATCATGGAGGAACACCAGATCCGCCGGTTGCCGGTTATCGAGAGCCACCGGCTGGTCGGCATCGTCGCTCAGGCCGACATCGCACGTCTGTTGCCTGAATACGCAATCGTACGCTTCGTCAAGGCGATGTCTTCCCCCAAGGCCCTCACCAGCCACTAG
- a CDS encoding universal stress protein translates to MNASEIRSAVIVGVDGSQASIHAAEWAVDEARVRGIPLRLLAVMKATHSSNDDYYRDLKHAETSVGAAQAAVEAMGLPVKVETEIRRGQPAAVLVSESHDADMLCVGSVGIGRYSRALLGSTATSVAEQAHCPVAVIRSRPDQPRKDIDWIVVAVDEASNEDLVVDQAMSEAQLRKLPVLAIGVTQRGIAGTAPDELDERLTPWRRWYPDVHVYPVATGTDVARFLHDNDDNWAPLAVISSDDADRLAQIIGSKQHPVFRHTEASVLIVRD, encoded by the coding sequence ATGAACGCCAGTGAGATACGATCGGCGGTCATCGTCGGTGTGGACGGCTCGCAAGCATCGATCCACGCCGCTGAGTGGGCCGTCGATGAAGCCCGCGTCCGGGGTATCCCGCTACGGCTGCTTGCGGTCATGAAGGCCACCCATTCCTCTAACGACGACTACTATCGCGATCTCAAGCACGCCGAAACGTCGGTTGGTGCAGCCCAGGCCGCGGTTGAAGCCATGGGTTTGCCGGTGAAGGTCGAAACCGAAATCCGGCGTGGGCAGCCCGCTGCCGTCCTCGTTTCGGAATCACACGATGCCGATATGCTCTGCGTCGGTTCTGTGGGCATCGGTCGCTATTCCCGGGCCCTGCTTGGTTCGACGGCGACAAGTGTGGCGGAGCAGGCGCATTGCCCGGTGGCGGTGATCCGCTCGCGGCCGGACCAACCGCGGAAAGATATCGATTGGATCGTGGTCGCAGTCGACGAAGCAAGTAACGAGGACCTCGTCGTCGACCAAGCCATGAGCGAAGCACAGCTGCGCAAGCTGCCGGTATTGGCCATCGGTGTCACGCAGCGAGGGATCGCCGGCACCGCGCCCGACGAACTCGACGAGCGCCTGACACCCTGGCGGCGCTGGTATCCGGACGTCCATGTTTACCCCGTCGCCACAGGAACCGACGTTGCCCGGTTTTTGCACGACAACGACGACAACTGGGCCCCGCTCGCCGTTATCAGCAGCGACGACGCCGACCGGCTCGCACAGATCATCGGGTCCAAGCAGCATCCGGTCTTCCGGCATACCGAAGCCTCGGTACTGATCGTCCGTGACTGA
- a CDS encoding cation-translocating P-type ATPase, translating to MADTLNATHEPPWQLVHGRVSTKTGLSSREAARRLQVYGPNELPAAAGRHWLRSLSRQFTHPLALLLWVAAALAAVSKSLVLAAAIVGVIILNAVLAFVQEQHAARAVEALSAYLPQRTWVLRGGRRTQVLSRELVPGDVLFVEEGDRIPADARLVRGSLEVDMSALTGESNPVERAAGHVGSAERSIDSPVLVFSGTTCVAGSATAIVYGTGSHTELGRIAALSRKVRTDMSPLERQVRRVAWLISGVAIAVGVLFLPLGLLAGLTLNAALLFAIGLLVANVPEGLLPTITLALAAGARSLARQGAVVKRLSSVETLGSVATICTDKTGTLTQNRMQVVDVAAADDDHALLGAAARCTTATLGANQTGDPTEIALLEYAALNGISVDVATRDSQRHKLFRFEPQLMRMSTLDRVNGRLALHVKGAPERIMPLCELDVAQRALWEHRVDEMAERGLRVLAIATRDMTGENPDADRDTAEQQLAFLGLIGILDPPRPEVSAAVRQCHTAGIRVHVVTGDNGRTASEIARRIGIGAHRVVDGVELDRMSEPQLDELLTSGEEIIFSRVLPEAKLRIADALHHLGTVVAMTGDGVNDAPALRRADIGVAMGRSGTDVAREAATMVITDDNFATITAGIREGRRVFANIRKFVLYIFAHAVPEVVPFMVFALSGGGIPLPLTVLQILAIDLGTETLPALALGREPAEPGLMHQPPRRQSENVITRQILWRGWGLMGLLSAALVMAAFFAVLLDSGWHLGDTIRDGTPLHRAYLQATSMSFAAIVACQVGTAFASRTTWASLRSVGLTTNRFLLGGIAFELTFAAMVVYWPPLQYIFGTAALDGWMLLMLVPMPLAVWGADELYRWWSRSRDQRTRQLEANDPAGPRVVTHTVDCAQRNRTGARHGELSHRAARLAR from the coding sequence ATGGCCGATACGCTCAACGCCACCCACGAACCGCCCTGGCAGCTCGTACATGGCCGGGTATCCACCAAAACCGGTCTCAGCTCACGGGAGGCCGCACGTCGTCTGCAGGTGTACGGTCCGAACGAATTGCCGGCTGCTGCCGGTCGACACTGGTTGCGCAGTCTGTCCCGGCAGTTCACCCATCCGCTGGCGCTGTTGCTCTGGGTCGCGGCTGCGCTGGCCGCGGTGTCGAAATCCCTTGTGCTCGCTGCCGCCATCGTTGGGGTGATCATCCTGAACGCGGTGCTGGCATTTGTCCAGGAACAACACGCGGCACGCGCCGTGGAGGCATTAAGCGCGTATCTGCCGCAACGAACCTGGGTGCTACGCGGCGGACGCCGGACCCAGGTGCTTAGCCGTGAACTCGTGCCCGGCGACGTTTTGTTCGTCGAAGAAGGTGACCGGATTCCGGCTGACGCTCGGCTAGTCAGGGGCAGCCTCGAAGTCGACATGTCGGCGCTGACTGGCGAGTCCAACCCCGTCGAGCGCGCCGCCGGCCACGTCGGTTCTGCAGAACGCTCCATCGATTCGCCGGTTCTGGTGTTCAGCGGAACCACCTGCGTGGCCGGCTCGGCGACCGCGATCGTGTACGGCACCGGCAGCCATACCGAGCTGGGTCGCATCGCCGCATTGTCTCGGAAGGTCCGTACCGACATGAGCCCGTTGGAGCGGCAGGTCCGTCGGGTGGCGTGGCTGATTTCCGGTGTCGCAATTGCGGTGGGCGTGTTGTTCCTGCCGCTGGGCTTGCTGGCAGGCCTGACTCTCAACGCGGCGTTGCTGTTTGCGATCGGGCTCCTTGTGGCCAACGTTCCGGAAGGGCTCCTGCCCACAATCACTCTGGCATTGGCTGCCGGGGCCCGCTCGCTGGCCCGGCAAGGCGCGGTTGTCAAACGGTTGTCGTCGGTGGAGACTTTGGGATCCGTTGCGACGATCTGTACCGACAAGACGGGAACCCTGACGCAAAACCGGATGCAGGTCGTCGACGTGGCGGCGGCGGATGACGATCACGCTCTGCTCGGCGCGGCGGCGCGGTGTACGACCGCCACGTTGGGGGCTAACCAAACCGGGGACCCCACCGAGATCGCATTACTCGAATATGCGGCTCTAAATGGCATCAGCGTGGATGTCGCGACGCGAGATAGCCAGCGTCACAAGCTTTTCCGCTTCGAACCCCAGCTGATGCGGATGTCTACCCTGGACAGGGTAAACGGTCGATTGGCCCTGCATGTCAAGGGTGCGCCGGAGCGCATAATGCCGCTCTGCGAGCTCGACGTCGCGCAGCGCGCGCTGTGGGAGCACCGGGTAGATGAAATGGCCGAGCGTGGATTGCGGGTGCTGGCGATCGCAACCCGCGATATGACCGGCGAAAACCCTGATGCCGACCGCGACACTGCTGAACAGCAGCTGGCGTTTCTCGGTCTGATCGGTATTCTCGACCCGCCGCGGCCCGAAGTGTCTGCCGCCGTGCGGCAGTGCCATACCGCCGGGATCCGGGTGCATGTCGTCACCGGTGACAATGGGCGGACTGCTTCCGAAATCGCACGCCGGATCGGCATAGGCGCCCACCGCGTGGTCGATGGGGTCGAACTGGACCGGATGAGCGAGCCACAGCTTGACGAATTACTCACCAGCGGTGAGGAAATCATCTTCTCCCGGGTCTTGCCGGAGGCGAAGCTACGCATCGCCGATGCGCTGCACCACCTCGGCACTGTCGTGGCGATGACCGGCGACGGTGTCAACGACGCACCGGCCCTACGTCGTGCCGACATCGGAGTCGCCATGGGCCGCAGCGGTACCGACGTCGCACGCGAGGCAGCCACGATGGTGATCACCGACGACAACTTCGCCACGATCACCGCGGGTATACGCGAGGGGCGTCGCGTCTTTGCCAACATTCGTAAGTTCGTGCTGTACATCTTCGCGCACGCGGTGCCTGAAGTGGTGCCGTTCATGGTCTTTGCGCTCTCTGGCGGTGGTATTCCCCTGCCGCTTACCGTGCTGCAAATACTCGCCATCGACCTCGGAACCGAAACCCTCCCGGCGTTGGCCCTCGGCCGTGAGCCGGCCGAGCCAGGTCTGATGCATCAACCGCCACGCCGCCAATCGGAAAACGTGATCACGCGTCAAATACTTTGGCGCGGCTGGGGGTTGATGGGGCTTCTCTCAGCCGCGCTGGTTATGGCGGCCTTTTTCGCGGTGTTGTTGGACAGCGGTTGGCATTTGGGTGACACCATCAGAGACGGGACACCGCTTCACCGCGCATACCTCCAGGCGACCAGCATGTCGTTCGCGGCAATCGTCGCATGCCAAGTTGGCACGGCGTTTGCCTCTCGGACTACTTGGGCGTCGCTGCGCTCGGTAGGGCTTACCACAAATCGATTCCTGCTCGGTGGGATTGCTTTCGAATTGACTTTCGCCGCGATGGTCGTCTATTGGCCGCCACTGCAATACATATTCGGAACCGCGGCGCTCGACGGTTGGATGCTGCTGATGCTCGTCCCGATGCCGCTGGCGGTCTGGGGCGCCGACGAGCTCTATCGTTGGTGGTCGCGATCCCGGGACCAAAGAACCCGTCAGCTGGAGGCTAACGACCCTGCTGGCCCACGGGTCGTAACGCATACCGTCGATTGTGCGCAACGTAACCGAACGGGAGCACGACATGGTGAGTTATCCCACCGGGCAGCCCGGCTCGCCAGGTGA
- a CDS encoding site-2 protease family protein: protein MGGIPLGRIAGFPVTANWSVLVILWLFTWSLASTLPSAVSGYSAATYWFAGACGAVVLLASLLAHELAHAIVARRAGVKVIDVTLWLFGGITRLGGQAKTPQTAFRIAVSGPVTSLALAAGFAAAAAGLATIGGPDIATSVFWWLAGINLLLGLFNLLPGSPLDGGQVLRAWLWRRYGDPVRAAVGAARAGRALALVLIGLGFVEFLAGAFVAGIWLAFIGWFIFTAAHTDETQILARNALTGVRVADTMTAHPHTAPAGITVADFIERYLLGDRHSAYPVQDRDGSISGLVTLTQLRQVPPGRRGETLVGEIAVPLDRVPTAAPNEPVTALLERLSATQQSRALVVDEGRVVGIVTASDLTRLVDVYRLARPRADSVETH from the coding sequence ATGGGCGGTATTCCGCTGGGCAGAATCGCCGGGTTTCCGGTAACCGCAAACTGGAGTGTGCTGGTCATCCTCTGGCTGTTCACCTGGAGCCTGGCTTCGACTCTGCCCAGCGCAGTTTCGGGGTACTCGGCTGCGACCTACTGGTTCGCCGGCGCCTGCGGGGCTGTGGTGCTGTTGGCCTCGTTGTTGGCTCACGAGCTCGCGCACGCGATTGTCGCCCGGCGTGCCGGTGTCAAGGTGATCGATGTGACGCTGTGGCTTTTCGGCGGTATCACCCGACTGGGCGGTCAAGCGAAGACGCCGCAGACAGCCTTCCGGATCGCCGTTTCAGGTCCGGTGACGAGTTTGGCGCTGGCAGCGGGATTCGCTGCTGCCGCTGCGGGATTGGCCACTATCGGCGGCCCCGACATCGCGACGAGCGTGTTCTGGTGGCTGGCCGGGATCAACTTGCTGCTGGGCCTGTTCAACCTGCTGCCGGGCTCACCGTTGGACGGTGGTCAGGTACTGCGCGCGTGGCTTTGGCGACGATACGGTGACCCCGTTCGCGCTGCCGTCGGCGCAGCGCGGGCGGGGCGGGCTCTCGCCCTCGTCCTGATCGGCTTGGGATTCGTGGAATTCCTGGCGGGAGCCTTTGTTGCCGGTATTTGGTTGGCGTTTATCGGATGGTTTATCTTCACTGCCGCACACACCGATGAAACGCAGATCTTGGCGCGAAATGCGCTCACTGGAGTGCGCGTCGCCGATACGATGACCGCCCATCCGCATACAGCACCCGCCGGGATCACGGTAGCGGATTTCATCGAACGCTATCTGCTCGGTGACCGGCACTCTGCGTATCCCGTCCAGGATCGCGATGGATCGATCTCTGGGCTCGTCACGCTGACCCAACTGCGTCAGGTCCCGCCGGGTCGGCGGGGCGAAACCCTGGTGGGCGAGATCGCCGTGCCGCTGGACCGCGTGCCGACGGCGGCACCGAACGAACCGGTCACCGCGCTGCTGGAACGTCTGAGCGCCACACAGCAAAGTCGCGCCCTGGTAGTCGACGAAGGTCGTGTCGTCGGCATCGTCACTGCAAGTGATCTCACCCGGTTGGTCGATGTGTATCGGCTCGCGCGGCCCCGCGCGGACTCCGTCGAGACGCATTGA
- a CDS encoding universal stress protein gives MTEGTTKYGILVAVDGSAESRAAVSWAAREASMRDEVITLTHVVQPVVVSWPVAAEQVAVAKWQEDNARDVIVQARNDLTDAMDKSQSPEVQSELLYANPVQALVDASQDARMVVMGSRGRGAFGRLLLGSVSSGVLHHAHCPVAIIHAGKASVRDPDGPVLLGIDGSPASEAATAFAFEEASLRAVSLVALHAWSDVAVFPILGMDWRAYRDQGEELLGERLAGWQELYPDVRVERRLVCDTPARWLIKESQHAQLVVLGSRGRGGFSGALLGSVSSAVAQSAEIPVIVVRTQ, from the coding sequence ATGACCGAAGGGACGACGAAATACGGGATATTGGTCGCGGTCGACGGTTCAGCGGAATCGCGGGCCGCGGTGAGCTGGGCGGCGCGCGAGGCATCGATGCGCGACGAAGTCATCACGCTGACGCATGTTGTGCAACCCGTAGTTGTGAGCTGGCCGGTGGCGGCAGAACAGGTCGCTGTCGCGAAATGGCAAGAGGACAACGCGCGCGACGTTATCGTGCAGGCCCGCAATGATTTGACCGACGCCATGGATAAATCGCAGTCGCCGGAGGTACAGAGCGAGCTTCTGTACGCAAATCCCGTGCAGGCGCTCGTCGACGCCTCCCAGGACGCTCGGATGGTAGTGATGGGAAGCCGCGGGAGGGGTGCGTTCGGGCGCCTGCTGTTGGGTTCGGTCAGCAGCGGAGTGCTCCACCATGCCCACTGCCCTGTGGCGATTATCCATGCCGGCAAAGCGTCAGTAAGGGATCCGGACGGCCCGGTGTTACTGGGCATCGACGGTTCGCCCGCGTCCGAAGCTGCCACCGCCTTCGCGTTCGAGGAGGCGTCGCTGCGCGCGGTGTCGCTCGTTGCGTTGCACGCATGGAGCGATGTCGCGGTCTTCCCGATCCTGGGCATGGATTGGCGCGCGTATCGGGATCAAGGGGAGGAGCTGCTGGGTGAACGTCTGGCCGGCTGGCAGGAACTGTACCCAGATGTGCGAGTCGAACGGCGACTCGTCTGTGATACGCCGGCTCGCTGGCTGATCAAGGAGTCTCAGCACGCGCAGCTGGTTGTGCTGGGTAGCCGCGGCCGCGGCGGTTTCAGCGGCGCGCTCCTCGGCTCCGTCAGTTCCGCAGTAGCGCAGTCGGCGGAGATCCCGGTAATCGTGGTCCGGACCCAGTAG
- the gap gene encoding type I glyceraldehyde-3-phosphate dehydrogenase, whose amino-acid sequence MAVVAINGFGRIGRATLKVLAELDGIRVAAINDVVPVDSLAYLLRYDSVYGRYQRSVSVDGDALVLDGRRIPVYSRYDPAELPWSEFGVDLVFECSGVFRREPELVGHLKAGAKFVLLSAPARTESVTTVVHGTNRAAQDQQIISCASCTTNCITPVMEILQRRIGVARAVMTTVHAYTASQQLIDGPSKDARRGRAGALNMVPASTGAALATTRALPDLTDRFDGVAVRVPIPVGSIADIVAVTTRPTNTDEINEIFCDEADSDRYRGIVGVAKDPIVSTDIVGDPRASVIDAAMTRVVDGTLIKIMAWYDNEWGFTNQMVRTALAVLGIDHKL is encoded by the coding sequence ATGGCGGTGGTAGCCATCAACGGCTTCGGACGGATCGGTCGGGCCACGCTGAAAGTCCTGGCGGAGCTGGATGGCATCCGCGTGGCGGCGATCAACGATGTTGTGCCCGTCGATAGCCTGGCTTACCTGCTGCGCTACGACAGCGTGTATGGCCGCTACCAGCGGTCGGTCTCCGTCGACGGCGACGCTTTGGTGCTCGACGGTCGGCGGATTCCGGTGTACTCGCGCTACGATCCTGCCGAGCTGCCGTGGTCGGAATTCGGTGTCGACCTGGTCTTCGAGTGCAGCGGTGTGTTCCGACGGGAACCGGAGCTCGTCGGCCACCTGAAGGCAGGTGCCAAGTTCGTGCTCCTATCGGCGCCCGCCCGCACCGAGTCCGTCACCACGGTGGTGCACGGAACAAACCGCGCAGCCCAAGATCAACAGATCATCTCCTGCGCCAGCTGCACCACCAATTGCATCACCCCGGTGATGGAAATCCTGCAGCGTCGAATCGGGGTGGCCCGCGCGGTCATGACCACGGTGCACGCGTACACGGCAAGTCAGCAGTTGATCGACGGGCCCAGCAAGGACGCGCGCCGCGGACGGGCGGGCGCGCTGAACATGGTGCCCGCTTCCACCGGCGCCGCGTTGGCCACCACGCGCGCGCTGCCTGATTTGACCGACCGGTTCGACGGTGTGGCGGTGCGCGTGCCCATACCAGTCGGCTCGATCGCCGACATCGTGGCGGTGACCACGCGGCCCACGAACACGGACGAGATCAACGAGATTTTTTGCGATGAGGCCGATAGCGACCGCTACCGCGGGATCGTCGGCGTCGCCAAAGATCCGATTGTGTCGACCGACATCGTGGGTGATCCCCGGGCGTCGGTGATTGACGCCGCGATGACCCGCGTCGTGGACGGCACCCTGATCAAGATCATGGCCTGGTATGACAACGAGTGGGGCTTCACCAACCAGATGGTCCGCACCGCGTTGGCCGTGCTAGGCATCGATCACAAACTCTAA
- a CDS encoding chemotaxis protein CheB — protein sequence MARTGTASEGVVAVGASAGGIEALTELVASLPPDFPFAVMVAIHMWAGGPSVLAEILDRSGPLAATAATDGAILEPGRIYVAVPDNHLLARDHRVMLSDGPSESGRRPAIDVLFRSVALDYGSRAIGVLMSGLLDDGVAGLGAIKAAGGTAVVQDPMDALFPDLPRNALESGVADYALAAKDIGGLLGQLGDRGVQDEEMGPDGRSAVSVDPEQVGLRCAS from the coding sequence ATGGCACGCACAGGGACGGCGTCAGAGGGTGTGGTGGCGGTTGGCGCGTCTGCCGGCGGCATCGAAGCACTCACCGAACTGGTGGCAAGTCTGCCGCCCGACTTTCCGTTCGCGGTGATGGTGGCGATTCACATGTGGGCAGGAGGACCCTCAGTGCTGGCCGAGATCCTTGATCGCAGTGGGCCATTGGCGGCGACGGCGGCCACCGACGGTGCCATCCTGGAACCCGGACGCATTTATGTAGCGGTGCCCGACAATCACCTGCTGGCGCGCGACCACCGAGTAATGCTGTCGGATGGTCCGTCGGAAAGCGGTCGGCGGCCCGCGATCGATGTGCTCTTCCGTTCGGTCGCACTCGATTATGGCTCGCGAGCGATCGGCGTTCTGATGTCCGGCCTGCTTGACGACGGTGTTGCCGGATTGGGGGCGATCAAGGCGGCCGGCGGAACAGCGGTTGTTCAGGACCCGATGGATGCGCTTTTTCCCGACCTGCCCCGCAACGCTCTCGAGTCCGGAGTGGCAGACTATGCGCTTGCCGCGAAGGACATCGGTGGTCTTCTTGGACAGCTGGGCGATCGTGGTGTCCAGGATGAGGAGATGGGCCCCGACGGGCGGTCCGCGGTCTCGGTCGACCCAGAACAGGTCGGGTTGCGATGCGCGTCCTGA